A segment of the Cellvibrio sp. KY-YJ-3 genome:
GGAGTTGAGTCCTTCAGAGGGTGTGGCCAATGCTGTAGCCACGGGCGGCGCCATTATGCCAGCCGCCCCTGGCTAAAACAGTAAAAAGGCCATCAAGCCGCTTTTGGTGGTGGAGGTTTATTACAAAAGTCAGTCATTTTTTATGGCCGTCGCTATGCCCCAGGGAGCGATCCGGACAGAGTAGATCGCGCACCCGTTGCTTTAGTTCCTTGGCCTCGGGAAATCCGCCATCGCGCACCCTGTCCCACACCAACTCATTGTTGAGCCAGACATGAAAAATCCCGCCAGTGCCCGGGTGTAATGCCACTTCGTCCAGCTCGCCGTCAAAGGTACTGAGTAGTTCCTGCGCAAGCCAGGCGGAGCGCAACATCCAACGACACATGTTGCAGTAGTGGATTACTACCCGATTAGTCGCCGCAGGAATCGATGGCGCAGGCGCAGATGGCACAGCGATGTCGGTCATAAGTTTGCCCTTTAGGTATTGAGTTAATAGAATTCGATGGTAATGTCATTCAGATCAGTAAAACGGCGCCCGAATAAACAATACCTTCACACTTACCCATCAAAAAGATGAATAAGGCGACAAAACGGAACCTTCGATGCTCAAACTCCATTTCAAGGACAATCGCCAGCCCCCGATATGGGTCGTCGAGAAATTATTTTCCATCGGC
Coding sequences within it:
- a CDS encoding SelT/SelW/SelH family protein, whose product is MTDIAVPSAPAPSIPAATNRVVIHYCNMCRWMLRSAWLAQELLSTFDGELDEVALHPGTGGIFHVWLNNELVWDRVRDGGFPEAKELKQRVRDLLCPDRSLGHSDGHKK